A single region of the Aeromonas hydrophila subsp. hydrophila ATCC 7966 genome encodes:
- a CDS encoding DNA polymerase III subunit psi yields the protein MQDPVQLTTAREPTPAQPDQASGRLRQHLLARMGIPSWQLRRPALLAGHQVAPASANEIPASEQEVAPASAVPSEPPSGKLWILASRLPAPSLLADLCQLLGIGSDEVSLLSSLPVGHTPPLLWLEAADPAWPEALICPLAPSPAQKRALWQQLKGRLG from the coding sequence ATGCAAGATCCAGTGCAGCTGACCACGGCGCGGGAGCCCACCCCCGCGCAACCTGACCAGGCATCCGGTCGCCTGCGGCAACACCTGCTGGCCCGGATGGGCATCCCGAGCTGGCAACTGCGCCGGCCAGCCCTGCTGGCGGGCCATCAGGTTGCGCCCGCTTCGGCCAATGAGATCCCGGCAAGCGAGCAGGAGGTGGCCCCCGCCTCGGCCGTGCCGAGCGAGCCGCCAAGCGGCAAGCTCTGGATCCTGGCGAGCCGGCTGCCCGCCCCCAGCCTGCTGGCGGATCTCTGCCAGCTGCTCGGCATCGGCAGCGACGAGGTCAGCCTGCTGAGCAGCCTGCCCGTCGGCCACACCCCGCCCCTGCTCTGGCTGGAGGCGGCCGATCCCGCCTGGCCAGAGGCCCTGATCTGTCCGCTCGCGCCCAGCCCGGCCCAGAAACGGGCGCTGTGGCAGCAGCTCAAGGGGCGCCTCGGCTGA
- a CDS encoding ATPase RavA domain-containing protein — MPPLASQNLRLAPIHERLPRLLSALGEGLYERQDALRLGLLAALCGESVFLLGPPGIAKSLIARRLKLAFFDARHFEYLMTRFSTPEEVFGPLSIQALKEDGKYLRLTAGYLPEAEVVFLDEIWKAGPAILNTLLTAINERQFRNGDSQHPIPMRLLVTASNELPAPDSGLEALYDRMLVRIWMDRVQEKANFQAMLASDGQSHQNLPPSVQIHGEEYLEWQEQIDRIRLPDDCFELIYQLRQQLDSQLAHSCYVSDRRWKKAVRLIKASAFFNGRDEVAPLDLLLFKDCLWHDEASRTALLEMMTEFSRLYGYQQLAMTRQLMGLREQFKQLKQSVAQRLCCKARKRQQWFGRRARGIQIPLANARPFGKLAHFHLLTPAALDGDDPERLVETLVFDRTLLSHWHPTGEALVGWPLGNPKEGHYELVLDDELRLHVLDLQRQQIPLVLVERNPIPEVVIAPWQAALTGLLAEAGVLAQELKRQRNLFERHQQHLFIGRHWLQQVEDSFFVLNRDLDQLRSDLSHWHDRLPQLDA, encoded by the coding sequence ATGCCACCTTTAGCATCACAGAATCTTCGTCTCGCCCCCATTCACGAGCGCCTGCCACGCCTGCTGTCGGCCCTCGGCGAGGGGCTCTACGAGCGCCAGGATGCCCTGCGGCTCGGTCTGCTGGCGGCCCTGTGCGGTGAGAGCGTGTTTCTGCTGGGCCCGCCCGGCATCGCCAAGAGCCTGATCGCGCGGCGTCTCAAGCTGGCCTTCTTCGATGCCCGCCACTTCGAATACCTGATGACCCGTTTCAGCACGCCGGAGGAGGTGTTCGGCCCCCTCTCCATTCAGGCGCTGAAGGAAGATGGCAAGTATCTGCGGCTCACCGCCGGCTACCTGCCGGAGGCCGAGGTGGTGTTCCTCGATGAGATCTGGAAGGCGGGCCCCGCCATCCTCAACACCCTGCTCACCGCCATCAACGAGCGGCAGTTTCGCAACGGCGACAGTCAGCACCCCATCCCCATGCGGCTGCTGGTGACCGCCTCCAACGAGCTGCCGGCCCCCGACAGCGGGCTGGAAGCGCTCTACGACCGCATGCTGGTGCGGATCTGGATGGACCGGGTGCAGGAGAAGGCCAACTTCCAGGCCATGCTGGCTAGCGACGGTCAATCCCACCAGAATCTGCCGCCCTCGGTGCAGATCCACGGCGAGGAGTACCTAGAGTGGCAGGAGCAGATCGACCGGATCCGGTTGCCGGATGACTGCTTCGAGCTCATCTATCAGCTGCGCCAGCAGCTCGACAGCCAGCTGGCCCACAGCTGCTATGTGTCGGATCGGCGCTGGAAGAAGGCCGTCAGGCTCATCAAGGCGAGCGCCTTTTTCAACGGCCGCGACGAGGTGGCCCCGCTCGATCTGCTGCTGTTCAAGGATTGCCTCTGGCATGACGAGGCCTCGCGCACCGCCCTGCTGGAGATGATGACCGAGTTCTCCCGCCTCTACGGCTATCAGCAGCTGGCCATGACTCGTCAGCTGATGGGGCTGCGGGAGCAGTTCAAGCAGCTCAAACAGAGCGTGGCCCAGCGCCTGTGCTGCAAGGCCAGAAAGCGCCAGCAGTGGTTCGGGCGCCGCGCCCGCGGCATCCAGATACCGCTGGCCAACGCCCGCCCGTTCGGCAAGCTGGCGCACTTCCACCTGCTCACCCCGGCGGCGCTGGATGGCGACGATCCGGAGCGGCTGGTGGAGACGCTGGTGTTCGACCGCACCCTGCTCTCCCACTGGCATCCCACCGGCGAGGCGCTGGTGGGCTGGCCGCTCGGCAACCCCAAGGAGGGCCACTACGAGCTGGTGCTGGACGACGAGCTGCGACTGCACGTGCTGGATCTGCAGCGCCAGCAAATTCCCCTGGTGCTGGTGGAGCGCAACCCCATCCCCGAGGTGGTGATCGCCCCCTGGCAGGCCGCCCTGACCGGGCTGCTGGCAGAAGCTGGCGTGCTGGCGCAGGAGCTCAAGCGCCAGCGCAACCTGTTCGAGCGCCATCAGCAGCACCTCTTCATCGGTCGCCACTGGCTGCAGCAGGTGGAGGACAGCTTCTTCGTGCTGAACCGGGATCTGGACCAGCTGCGCAGCGATCTCAGCCACTGGCACGACCGGCTGCCGCAGCTGGACGCCTGA